The genome window GGCGGGATTGTGTCGGTTGTCAGACCGCCGCCGTCGATGCCGTAGACGGTCAGGTTGCCGTAGCCGTTCACGACCAGCAGACGGCCGCTGGCCTGATCAAAACGAAGATCCGAGGGGACCATCAGCTTGCCGTTGGCGGCGCCGTATCCCCCGATATACGAGAGAAACACCGGCACGGCGGCCGGCTCCACCACCTGGACCTGGCCCTGGAAGGTGTCCACCACATACATCCGCGCGAGAACCGGCGTCGGATCGTTGGAATACTCGAAGGCAACCCCTTGGGGGGCGGTAAATTTCAGGGGACCGGAACCGAAGGCGCCGATGCTCCTCACAAAGGTGCCGTTCGTATCGAAAAACTGGATGCGCCCGTTTCTGGTGTCCACGACCGCCAGGTGGCGGGCACGCTTCTCGAAGGCGATGCCCGTGGGGGTGGAAAACTGGCCCGCAGCAGCACCGAACGTGCCGAAGCGCCGCACGAAACCGCCAGCCGGATTAAACACCTGCACGCAGTTGTCGAGGCTGTCAACCACGTAGATGTAGCCGGTATCGTCGACGGCAATACCGTTGGCCATTTTGAACTGGCCGGCGCCGATGCCGAGCTGTCCTGTCACGGAACCGGCACCGTCGACCATGACCACGCCATTACCCTGACTGACGACCAGGCTGCCATCCGCGGCAACGGCTACGCCCTGGGCAGGCGCGGCCGTTTTGATGACATCCGTTAAATGACCAGCATTGTCATACTTCAGAACACCACCGGAAAGCGCATCGGTGACATAGAAATTGCCTGCGTCATCCCCTGCGATTCTAAGTGGAGAGCGAATTCCCTCCGTAACGGGAGCGTACGTTGCCACCACGGGAGCAGGTACGGCAAAAGCGCTCGAAACCAGCGAAATAACAACTAGCGCCAGCGAGAAGGCAGTAAACAGCGATCGTCCTGGTGACCTGTGCACCATGGCAATGCCTCCGGAGTTATTGGGGAGGACCGTACGGTTCCCCATTTCACGGCAAAATTATAGTTCTTCTACATTAAGGAGCAGCAATTATGGTGCCAACGGCACGGCAAAACAGCCTCTTGACACAGTCGCTGCCCTGACGGGACAACACCGCCCCTTCTCGCGGTGGCAGCAGCCTTGACAGGCCCGGCTTTAGAGGAGAGAGCACCATTGCAGACGTCTTCAGACTGACAAATTATCGACACGGAGACACAAGAAGCGGCCTTCAGGCCAATGGAAACGGCCCCCTGCGTATTCCCGAAAGGGGACAGGGGGCCGCTATATGACGGAGAGCTACTGAATGGCGAGGCTGGTTATTTAAGGAAGCCGAACTTCTTCATCCGGTAACGGAACGCATCGATTCCCAGATTAAGCTTCTTGGCAGCCTTGGACTGGTTCCACTCGCTCATTTCCAGGGATTGGCGGATCAGTTCCTTTTCAACCTCTTCAATATCGACCCCGTCGGGCGGGAGCTTGAAGGTCGCCAGTCCCGTGGTCTGGTTGGATGCCTTGGCAACGATTTCCAGGGGCAGGTGCTCCAGCAGCAGCGTGTCTTCGTTGCCAAGGATGATGGCCCGCTCGATCACGTTCTTGAGCTCACGGATATTGCCGGGCCAGTGGTATTCCAGGAGCAGCTTCTCGGCCATCTTCGAGATGCCGGTCACGTGCTTGTTGAATTCGCGGTTGAACACCTCGATGAAGTGGTTGACCAGTTGCAGGATGTCTTCCTTGCGCTCCCGGAGCGGGGGCAGGTAAATGGGAATCACCTGGAGCCGGTAGTAGAGATCGTTGCGGAAATTCTTCTCCTCAATGGCCTTCAGCAGGTCGCGGTTGGTGGCGGAGATGATCCGCACGTCAACGGCAAAGGCCTTGGTGCCGCCGATCCGGCGAAAGGTCCTTTCCTCCAGGAAGCGCAGGAGCTTCGCCTGCATTCCCATCTCCATGTCGCCGATCTCGTCGAGGAAGACGGTGCCCCCGTCGGCCAGCTCGAAGAGACCTTTTTTCATTGCCTTGGCGTCGGTAAAGGCGCCTTTCTCGTGGCCGAACAGCTCGCTTTCCAGAAGCGTGGCAGGTACTGCCGCGCAGTTGATGGCCACAAACGGCTTTTCCGCGCGGGCAGACTGGTAATGGATCCACTTGGCCACCAGCTCCTTGCCGGTGCCGGATTCCCCCTGGATCAGGACCGTGGAGGCATCGCTCTTGGCCACCTTTTCCATCATGTCCAGAACGTTCTTCATGTGCCGGCTGGCACCGATGATGTCGGGGGGACCGAACTTGCGCGACTGTTCGCTGCGGAGCCGCTGGACCTCCCGGCGCAGATCGGAGGTTTCCAGTGCCTTGCGGATGACGATGGACATTTCGTCCAGGTTGAACGGCTTGTTGATGTAATCGTAGGCGCCGAGCCTCATGGCATGGACCGCCGTCTCCAGGGCGCCGTGGGCGGTCACCATGATGACGAGGATTTCCTCGTCGTATTCCTTGATCTTTTCCAGCGCTTCCAGGCCGCTTATCCCCGGCAACTGGATATCGAGCAGCACCAGGTCGGGCTGCTCCTCCCGGACGATCCGCAAGGCATCCTCGCCGTTACCGGCGGAAACCACGTCATACCCCTGCTTCTTCAGGTTCTGTTCAAGGGACCAACGGATGAGGTGCTCATCGTCCACCACCAGTATCTTTGTCTTTCTCACGTAAGCTCCTTTAACGCATTGAATCGTATAATGAACCCACTATAGCATTACCGGTAGCAGATAGGGAAATCCTTTGATGCGCACGGCGCACTCCCGTGCCGGCAGCAGCGACCACGCCTCAGGCGGCACCGCCGGTCTCCACCTCGGTCATGGGGAGGTCGATGGAGAAAACGGTACCCGTGGCGGGCGTGCTCAATACATGGAGGGTCCCGCCATGCTGGGTGATGAGCTTCTGGCAAATGGCCAGGCCAAGCCCTGTCCCCTGGGCCTTGGTGGTGAAAAAGGGCGTGAAGATCTTGCTGATGATCGGCTCGGGAATGCCCGGGCCCGTATCGGCCACCTCCACGCGGACCCACAGCCCCCCCTCGCGCTCCGCGATGCGGCTGGCGACCGTGAGGGTGCCCCCGGTTTCCTGCATGGCCTGAATGGCGTTCAGGATCAGGTTGAGCACCACCTGCTGCACCTGTTTGGGATCCACGAGCACCAGCGGGAGCGGCTCCTGGAGCTCCAGCCGCTTCTCGATGTTTTTCCCGCCCTTGTGCTGGAGGGCAAAGAGCAGGGTCTTGCGCAAGACGTCGTTCAGGTCGGTGGGAGCGGGCTCCGGATGGGTCGGCTTGCCGAAGAAGAGAAGATCGTTGACCGTCTTGTCCAGGCGGTTGACCTGCTCGATCACCTCGCCGATGATTTCCCGGCGGGGGTCCTCTTCCTGGAAATCCTGGCGGATGATGGTCATGGCGGCGGATATCCCGGCCAGCGGGTTCTTGATCTCATGGGCGATGCCGGCGGCCATTTCCCCCACGGATGCAAGCCGGTCGGCCCGCTCCATCTGCTGGAAGTGATACTGCTCCAGCTCCTGCTTGGCCTTGTCGAGCTTGTCGACCATGGAGTCGAAACTGGTGATCAGCCGGCCGATCTCATCCCGGCCGCCGTCGACCATCCTGACCGTCAGATCCCCCTGCTCCACCCGGGCCATGCTCTCCACGATACGGTTGAGCGGCTGCCGCACGAAACGCACCATGACGAGGGAGACTGCTGCTGCACTGAAAAGGATGATGGCGCCGGTGGAAAAGAGGAAGAGACGGGTCGCCTCGTTGATGCGCCGGTTGGTGTCCGCCAGGGAGTAATTGACGTTGAGCACCCCGATGACCCGCCGCTTGCGGCCGTGGCAGATGTGGCACTGCTCTTCGTTGTAGATCGGCTTGATCATGCCGAAGACTTCGCCGTGGCTGCCGCTGACGAAGATCCCTTCCCGCAGGCTGTTGGCAAAGAGCTGGTAGTCTCCGTCCGGCACCGTGCCGCCCATTTCAGAGGGAAGCGACGACTTGAGGACGACCCCCTGGGGATGGAAGATCCGCACCCCCAGGAGCTTCGAGTGGCTCTTGCCGACCATCTCCAGCATGCGCTGGACGTCCTGGGTGTCGCCGATGCTCATGGAGCGATAGATGCTCCGCTCGATGGTATTGAGGAGCAGGAGCGTATTCTCGCGGGCAGCCGCGATCAACTGGCGCTTCTCCCGCTTGAAGTTGAGATAGGTGAAGGTGCCGATCCCCACGGAAAGCAGGCCGACCAGAATGATAATCACACGTGTTGTGAGGCTTCTGAATACCAACCTGCCCCCATGGGCCGGCTGTTCGCGAAGGACAGCCGGCGGGTGATGTGGCTACGGAGAAAAACATCAGTAAGGCCGGAGCCGGAGCGCACCTACTGAATCGGCAACCGGGACGGCGTGGTTGCCTGCGTCCGCGCCCCCTGGTTCTGCTGTCCGGCCGGGGCACCGATGGTGAACACCCACTTCTTGTACTGGTCCTGGTTCTCGAAGGTGGCCAGTTCATCGGGGAAGTTCGTCTTCTTGAGCGGCTCCTTGTCGCTGGTGCTCATGACGCCCACAATCCCCTTGCCCGGCTGGACAATGGTAGCGAAATCCTCACCGGTGATCGGGTCCTTGTAGAGCCGCCGCAGATACTTTTGCCGCCTGGCGCTCTGGGGATCCTTGAGGAGATCCTTCAGGTCGTTGAGCGGCCTGGGAGCCCCTCCGCCCGATCTGGTCGGAGTGTGCCACTGCTCCAGGGCGATCCGGTACTGGTTTCCCCTGAACAGGAGCTCTTCCTCCCGCTCCCGCTTCATCACCATCTGCCAGCTCTGCCCCACGATCCCCAGCATGATTCCCATGAGGATCACGATCATCAGGCGCCGACAAAGGTGAAGCCGCCGGAGGATGCAAGGATTCCCCTCACCCCTCGCCCCTCACGGCCGCTTGCGCGTGAGCACCTCGCGCCCCGCCTCGGCCAGGTCGGCCGGCATGAGCCCGAAATATTTCAGCAGTTCCTCGGCCTTGCCGGACAGGCCGAAGCGGTCATTGATCCCGACCCGCTTGAGCGGCACCGGGCAGTTCTCCGCAAGGAACTCGGCAACAGCCCCGCCGAGGCCGCCCACGATGGAATGCTCTTCGGCGGTGACGATGGCACCGGTCTCTTGGGCGGCGCGCAGCAGGACCTCGCCGTCCAGGGGCTTGATGGTGGCCATGTGGACCACCCGCGCGGAAACCCCCTCACGGGACAGAAGCTCCGCGGCGGCCAAGGCCTGGGCGGTCATGAGGCCGGTGGTTACGAAGGTCAGGTCCGTACCGTCCGCAAGCTGGGCCCCCTTGCCGATCTCGAAGGGAATATCGGGCGAGGTGACGGTGGGCACCTTGTTGCGGCCCAGGCGGACGTAGACCGGTCCGCGATGGGCGGCTGCGGCGCGGATTGCCCTGGCCGTTTCCGGGCCGTCGGCCGGGACGATGACCGTCATGTTCGGCACCGCCCGCATGATGGCGATATCCTCCACCGACTGGTGGGAACCGCCGTCCTCACCCACGGTGATGCCGCCGTGGGTGGCCACCACCTTGACGTTGGCCCTGGGATAGGCCACCGACTGGCGAACCTGCTCCCAGGCCCGCCCCACGGCAAAGATGGCGAAGGTGGACACGAAGGGAATCTTGCCCGCCGCGGCAAGGCCCGCGGCCGTACTGACCATGTTGGCCTCGGCGATCCCCATATTGAAGAAACGGTCCGGGAATTTCTTGGCAAAGACCGACGTCTTGGTGGAACCGGACAGGTCGGCGTCGAGGACGACGATACCGCCGTTCTCCTCCCCCAGTTCGGCCAGGGTCTGGCCGTAGGCATCGCGGGTGGCGATCATGGTGCTCATATGTCAATGTCCTTTCTGATTCAGTGGTGTGGCGCGCGGCACGTTACAGGTAGCACTGCTCCCCCAGGCACTCCAGCGCCCTGGGGAGTTCCTCGTCGCTGGGAGCGACGCCGTGGTAGGACGCCTTGTTCTCGAAGAAGGAAACGCCTTTCCCCTTGACGGTGCGGGCAACGATGGCGGTGGGCCGGCCCTTGGCCTCCGCGGCCTGGGCCAGGGCGTCGACGATGGCGGCCATGTCGTGGCCGTCGATATCGAGAACGTTCCAGCCGAAGGCGCGGAACTTGTCGGTGACCGGCTCCACGTTCATGACCTTTTCAACCTCGCCGTCGATCTGGAGGCGGTTCACATCGATGAGGGCGCAGAGGTTGTCGAGCTTGAAGTGGCCGGCTGCCATGGCCGCCTCCCAGACCTGGCCTTCCTGGAGCTCACCGTCGCCCAGCAGGGCGTAGACCCGGTTCGCACTGCCGTCCAGGCGCAGGCCGAGGGCCATGCCGTTGGCCATGGAGAGACCCTGCCCCAGCGATCCGGTGCAGACCTCGACACCGGGGGTCTGCTTGCTGTCCGGATGTCCCTGCAGGTGGCTGCCGAGACGCCGCAGCATCATCAGATCTTCTTTCGGGAAATAGCCGGCCGCGGCCAGGGCCACATAGAGCGCCGGCGCCGCATGTCCCTTGCAGAGGACGAAGCGGTCCCGCCCGGGCCAGGACGGATTGGCCGGATCGTGCTTCATTTCGTGGAAGTAGAGGGCGGTCACCATGTCGATGGCAGACAGGGAACCACCGGTATGCCCCGACTGGGAGGAATGGAGGGTCTTGACGATGTCGACCCTGAGCCGCCGGGCCGTCTCTTCGAGCTGCTTGATCTTTTCGCTGTCCACAATGGTCCTTTCCGTGGGTGGTGTTGGTGGTAGTTCGTCTTAATCCGTATCGTCGGCCATGAGGAAGTCGAGGATGACCTCGTCGAGACTGGACGGCTTTTCCTGTGGCGTGGCGGGAGGTTTGGGCGGCGGAGCTGGCGGGGCGGCGGCCGGAGGGGCCGGCGGGGCGGCAGCGGACCTCTGTTCCGGCGCGGCGGCAGGCCTGGCAGCCGGCGCCGGCTGTCGGGAGGGGAAGGCCCGGCCGTCAAACTCGCCGTTCTTGAGCCGGCGGAGCATGTCCTTGTGTTGCTCCTTCATGAGCTCCTGAACCACCTGACCCAGGTTATCCATCTTGATAATGTCGGCGTAGCTCGTCTTGCGGGAACAGATGATGGTCCCCCCCCGATAGAGGAGGGTTATGATGTGGGGATTGGCGATGCCGCTGTCTTCCGTCTGAACATGGAAGATCTCGCCCCGGTACATGACGTTGTGGTTGAATCCGACGTTCATGGCTGTCCATCCATCAAGAGACGCAAGGTGTTAAATTAGCACGCAACTCCGCGTGACGCAATGACTAATCCACCCCGAGGAGCGCCTTTATCCGCGCCACCGCCTCCATGGCGTCCCGGGCGTAGAGGTCTGCGCCGATCCGGTCGGCATACTCCTGGGTCACCACCGCCCCCCCCACCATGGTGAAGGTCCGGATCCCGGCGGCCCTGAGGCGGGCGAGCACGTTTTCCATCTCGGTCATGGTGGTGGTCATGAGGGCCGAGAGCCCCACCGCGTCGGCCCCATTGCGTTCGGCTTCCGCCACGATCCGGTCCGCCGGCACGTTCTTGCCCAGGTCAACGACCCGGAACCCGTGGTTTTCCAGCAGGGTGCAGACGATGTTCTTGCCGATGTCGTGGATGTCTCCTTCCACCGTGGCCATGAGGATGGTCCCCTTTGTTTCCGCCTCTCCCGCCATATCCTGCTTGAGCCGCGCGAAAGCGGCCTGCATGGCCTCGGCCGACTGCATGACCTGGGGGAGAAACACCTGGTTTTTCTCGAAGCGGCGCCCCACCTCCTCCAGCCCGGGCAGAAGCCCCTCGTTGCTCACCTGGAGCGGTTCGAGCCCCTGGGAAAGGGCCTCCTCCACCAGGGAGACGATTCCCTCCCCGTCGCCGGTGATCACGGCCCGCGCGAGCCGCTGCCGGATATCGGGAAGCCCGCCCGGCGCTGACTGCTCGGCCACGGGAGGGGCCACGCCGGCATAGGCGGCGATGTAGGCGGCGGCGTTCGGGTCACGGTTCAGGAGCACCATGGACGAATGCCAGGCAGCCATCATCTCTTCTTCCTTCGGGTTCACGATGGCGGCATCGAGCCCGGCAGCCAGCGCCATGGCGAAGAATGCCGAAGAGATGAGCGGCCGGCGGGGAAGGCCGAAGGAGATGTTGCTGACCCCGAGGACCGTGGGGCAGCCGAGCCGCTCCTTGACGAGCCGCACAGCTCTCAAGGTCTCCATGGCCCGCTTCTGCTCGGCGCTCACGGTAAGGGTGAGGCAATCGATCACCACGTCCGGACGCCGGATGCCCGCCTTGCCGGCCGCCTCGACGATCCGCTCCGCCACGGCCAGACGCCCCTCGGCGGTCTCGGGGATCCCCGTCTCGTCCAAGGCAAGTCCGATCACGGCGGCCCCGTACTTCCGTGCCAGGGGCAGGACGCGCTCCATGCTCTTTGCTTCGCCGTTCACGGAATTGAGGAGCACCTTGCCGTCGGCGGCCTTAAGCCCCCGCTCCAGGGCGGCGGGATCGGACGAATCAAGGACCAGTGGCGCCCCCACCGCAGTGGCCACGGTCACGACGGCCCGTTCCATGGCGGCGGGCTCGTCGATTCCCGGGGTGCCCACGTTCACGTCCAGGAGGACGGCGCCGCGGGCGGTCTGCTCCAGGGCCTCCCGCCGGATGTAGGAAACCTTTCCCTCCCGCAGCTCCTGGGCAAACCCCTTTTTGCCCGTGGGGTTGATCCGCTCGCCGATAATGGCGGCAGGAAGCCCTGCACCCATGGCCACCACGGTGGTGCGACTGGAGAGGAAGGTAACGCCCTCGGCCGGGCCGCAGTCGCGCACGGACTGGTCCCGCAGGGACAGAGCCTCACGGATGGCTCGGATGTGGGCGGGTGTAGTGCCGCAGCAGCCGCCGATGATCCGGACGTTCAGATCCAGCAGCCGGTCGTGGAAGGCCGTCATGTCGTCCGGAGTGCCGGGAAAGACGGTGACGCCGTCCACGAGCGCCGGCAGCCCGGCGTTGGCCTGGGAAATGAGCGGGAGCCGCGTGACCCGCCGCATGG of Geobacter anodireducens contains these proteins:
- a CDS encoding 5-methyltetrahydrofolate--homocysteine methyltransferase — protein: MKQPFLQAIAERVLVLDGAMGTMLQARGLRPGQSPEELNLTLPEVVAGVHREYLDAGADIIVTNTFGGSRAKLEHYGLQDRVAEINARAVAIAREVCGDRAYVAASIGPTGQFVEPVGDVSFDEMAAIFREQARALVDAGADLITLETFLDIKEIRAAVIAIREVSSDIPVIAQLTFDNEGRTVLGTSPEAAAVTLEAAGADIVGSNCGLGPDGICDVMAAMRRVTRLPLISQANAGLPALVDGVTVFPGTPDDMTAFHDRLLDLNVRIIGGCCGTTPAHIRAIREALSLRDQSVRDCGPAEGVTFLSSRTTVVAMGAGLPAAIIGERINPTGKKGFAQELREGKVSYIRREALEQTARGAVLLDVNVGTPGIDEPAAMERAVVTVATAVGAPLVLDSSDPAALERGLKAADGKVLLNSVNGEAKSMERVLPLARKYGAAVIGLALDETGIPETAEGRLAVAERIVEAAGKAGIRRPDVVIDCLTLTVSAEQKRAMETLRAVRLVKERLGCPTVLGVSNISFGLPRRPLISSAFFAMALAAGLDAAIVNPKEEEMMAAWHSSMVLLNRDPNAAAYIAAYAGVAPPVAEQSAPGGLPDIRQRLARAVITGDGEGIVSLVEEALSQGLEPLQVSNEGLLPGLEEVGRRFEKNQVFLPQVMQSAEAMQAAFARLKQDMAGEAETKGTILMATVEGDIHDIGKNIVCTLLENHGFRVVDLGKNVPADRIVAEAERNGADAVGLSALMTTTMTEMENVLARLRAAGIRTFTMVGGAVVTQEYADRIGADLYARDAMEAVARIKALLGVD
- a CDS encoding Fis family transcriptional regulator; amino-acid sequence: MRKTKILVVDDEHLIRWSLEQNLKKQGYDVVSAGNGEDALRIVREEQPDLVLLDIQLPGISGLEALEKIKEYDEEILVIMVTAHGALETAVHAMRLGAYDYINKPFNLDEMSIVIRKALETSDLRREVQRLRSEQSRKFGPPDIIGASRHMKNVLDMMEKVAKSDASTVLIQGESGTGKELVAKWIHYQSARAEKPFVAINCAAVPATLLESELFGHEKGAFTDAKAMKKGLFELADGGTVFLDEIGDMEMGMQAKLLRFLEERTFRRIGGTKAFAVDVRIISATNRDLLKAIEEKNFRNDLYYRLQVIPIYLPPLRERKEDILQLVNHFIEVFNREFNKHVTGISKMAEKLLLEYHWPGNIRELKNVIERAIILGNEDTLLLEHLPLEIVAKASNQTTGLATFKLPPDGVDIEEVEKELIRQSLEMSEWNQSKAAKKLNLGIDAFRYRMKKFGFLK
- a CDS encoding histidine kinase; its protein translation is MVFRSLTTRVIIILVGLLSVGIGTFTYLNFKREKRQLIAAARENTLLLLNTIERSIYRSMSIGDTQDVQRMLEMVGKSHSKLLGVRIFHPQGVVLKSSLPSEMGGTVPDGDYQLFANSLREGIFVSGSHGEVFGMIKPIYNEEQCHICHGRKRRVIGVLNVNYSLADTNRRINEATRLFLFSTGAIILFSAAAVSLVMVRFVRQPLNRIVESMARVEQGDLTVRMVDGGRDEIGRLITSFDSMVDKLDKAKQELEQYHFQQMERADRLASVGEMAAGIAHEIKNPLAGISAAMTIIRQDFQEEDPRREIIGEVIEQVNRLDKTVNDLLFFGKPTHPEPAPTDLNDVLRKTLLFALQHKGGKNIEKRLELQEPLPLVLVDPKQVQQVVLNLILNAIQAMQETGGTLTVASRIAEREGGLWVRVEVADTGPGIPEPIISKIFTPFFTTKAQGTGLGLAICQKLITQHGGTLHVLSTPATGTVFSIDLPMTEVETGGAA
- a CDS encoding transketolase: MDSEKIKQLEETARRLRVDIVKTLHSSQSGHTGGSLSAIDMVTALYFHEMKHDPANPSWPGRDRFVLCKGHAAPALYVALAAAGYFPKEDLMMLRRLGSHLQGHPDSKQTPGVEVCTGSLGQGLSMANGMALGLRLDGSANRVYALLGDGELQEGQVWEAAMAAGHFKLDNLCALIDVNRLQIDGEVEKVMNVEPVTDKFRAFGWNVLDIDGHDMAAIVDALAQAAEAKGRPTAIVARTVKGKGVSFFENKASYHGVAPSDEELPRALECLGEQCYL
- a CDS encoding transketolase, whose amino-acid sequence is MIATRDAYGQTLAELGEENGGIVVLDADLSGSTKTSVFAKKFPDRFFNMGIAEANMVSTAAGLAAAGKIPFVSTFAIFAVGRAWEQVRQSVAYPRANVKVVATHGGITVGEDGGSHQSVEDIAIMRAVPNMTVIVPADGPETARAIRAAAAHRGPVYVRLGRNKVPTVTSPDIPFEIGKGAQLADGTDLTFVTTGLMTAQALAAAELLSREGVSARVVHMATIKPLDGEVLLRAAQETGAIVTAEEHSIVGGLGGAVAEFLAENCPVPLKRVGINDRFGLSGKAEELLKYFGLMPADLAEAGREVLTRKRP